The following are encoded in a window of Candidatus Moraniibacteriota bacterium genomic DNA:
- a CDS encoding NUDIX domain-containing protein produces the protein MIVKEDAKILFDNYLSLFPEEKKKFSLLLEQMQSDEDIFSRKNFRGHITASGLVISPERKVLALFHKKLQRYLQPGGHIENEDRDLENSAKREVIEEAGLNDIKPHPWHKKTGSPILIDTHPIPENEKKQEDAHYHHDLMFIFFTEKGSVSLDQNEVSDFIWTDIDTVLEDNSNIAKALKKMKELGIV, from the coding sequence ATGATTGTAAAAGAAGATGCAAAAATTTTATTTGATAATTACCTTTCATTATTTCCTGAAGAAAAAAAGAAATTCTCTCTTCTTTTAGAACAGATGCAGTCTGACGAAGATATATTCAGCAGAAAGAATTTTCGAGGGCACATTACTGCAAGTGGATTGGTTATTTCTCCAGAGAGAAAGGTCTTAGCTCTTTTTCACAAAAAATTACAAAGGTATCTTCAGCCTGGAGGACATATCGAAAATGAAGACCGGGATCTCGAAAATTCAGCGAAGCGAGAAGTGATCGAAGAAGCGGGATTGAATGATATTAAGCCACACCCGTGGCACAAAAAAACTGGATCACCAATTCTTATTGATACACATCCTATTCCCGAAAACGAGAAAAAACAGGAAGACGCACATTATCACCATGATCTCATGTTTATTTTTTTCACAGAAAAAGGTAGTGTTTCGCTTGATCAAAATGAAGTTTCCGATTTTATATGGACGGATATAGATACTGTTCTTGAGGATAATTCAAATATAGCAAAAGCTCTCAAAAAAATGAAAGAACTTGGAATAGTATGA
- a CDS encoding adenosylhomocysteinase — protein MENTIILEKKIAQREIFFDDNYLRSICDTKRISVIAVMHILDTGIPFAKILEKYFLLEGIIPKRNSINESIIEFYPREKILSITKDDLRSINAIRNVLEKIPSENSLVILDIGGYFSTIASDIKKILGKRFLGIIEDTENGHQKYLSQLSLDCPVVSVAQSPLKSNEDHLVGQAVVFSTESLLREQGILINNKKVGIIGFGKIGNGILSSLHDKGCDVSIYDTDPVIMVLAYSKGNKIVKKIKIIEESDIVFCATGKLALKGEEFKLLKNGSFVASVTSSDDEMDISWIEMNYTEKKIAKYISLYEKNGHYFYLLNKGNAVNFLHGAVVDDFILLVQKEMLDTITYLQSENLPNGIQEGPESIRSRIADAWLKKFLGVIV, from the coding sequence ATGGAAAATACTATAATTCTTGAGAAAAAAATTGCTCAAAGAGAAATTTTTTTTGATGATAATTATTTAAGATCAATTTGCGACACAAAAAGGATAAGTGTTATAGCTGTAATGCACATACTAGATACGGGTATACCATTTGCAAAAATACTTGAGAAATATTTTTTATTAGAAGGAATTATCCCAAAAAGAAATTCGATCAACGAAAGTATAATAGAATTTTATCCAAGAGAGAAAATTCTTTCTATAACAAAAGATGATTTGAGATCTATAAACGCTATTAGAAATGTCCTTGAAAAAATCCCTTCTGAAAATTCATTAGTTATTCTTGATATAGGCGGATACTTTTCTACAATAGCCAGTGATATAAAGAAAATTCTAGGAAAAAGATTTCTCGGAATTATAGAAGACACAGAAAATGGACATCAAAAATATTTATCCCAGCTTTCTCTTGATTGTCCAGTTGTTTCTGTGGCACAAAGTCCTCTTAAAAGTAATGAAGATCATCTTGTGGGACAGGCTGTTGTATTTTCAACTGAATCTCTCCTGAGAGAACAAGGAATTCTTATAAACAATAAAAAGGTCGGCATTATCGGATTTGGAAAAATAGGTAATGGAATCTTATCATCTTTACATGATAAGGGTTGTGACGTCTCTATTTATGATACTGATCCAGTTATTATGGTATTAGCTTATTCAAAAGGAAATAAGATTGTAAAAAAGATAAAAATTATTGAAGAATCCGATATAGTTTTCTGTGCCACAGGAAAACTTGCTCTTAAAGGTGAAGAGTTCAAGCTGTTGAAAAACGGTTCTTTTGTGGCGTCGGTTACTTCTTCGGATGATGAAATGGATATCTCGTGGATTGAAATGAATTACACTGAGAAAAAGATAGCAAAATACATTTCACTTTATGAAAAAAACGGGCATTATTTCTATCTTCTTAATAAAGGAAATGCCGTTAATTTTCTTCATGGTGCGGTAGTGGATGATTTTATTTTGCTTGTACAGAAAGAAATGTTGGATACTATCACGTATTTACAAAGCGAGAATCTGCCTAATGGTATCCAAGAAGGACCAGAAAGTATTCGTTCAAGAATCGCTGATGCTTGGTTGAAAAAGTTTCTCGGAGTAATTGTTTAA
- a CDS encoding DNA cytosine methyltransferase, whose amino-acid sequence MKFIDLFAGIGGIKIAFEDAGFDCVFSNDFDNNCRITFDLNFSGLFEIDKQMVLRDISQISTKNIPDFDILTGGFPCQPFSIAGYRQGFKDEKGRGNVFFDIIRILKDKKPKAFLLENVKNLKSHDKGNTIKVIYQELEKLGYKVTDKVLNAMQYGNIPQNRERIYIVGFLEEKSFEKFKFPKKITLTKTINDCLEIVVDKKYFYNDKPLFERIKKDVTKKDTIYQWRRQYVRENKSKVCPTLTANMGMGGHNVPIIFTDQGIRKLTPRECANFQGFPKNYKLPKIADSALYKQFGNSVVIPVVRRIAKNIKKALE is encoded by the coding sequence ATGAAATTTATAGATTTATTTGCAGGAATTGGTGGAATAAAAATAGCATTCGAAGACGCTGGTTTTGATTGTGTTTTTTCAAATGATTTTGATAATAACTGTAGAATAACCTTTGATTTAAATTTTTCAGGATTATTTGAAATAGATAAGCAAATGGTTTTAAGAGATATTTCTCAAATTTCTACAAAAAATATTCCAGATTTTGATATCCTAACAGGAGGATTTCCTTGTCAGCCATTTTCTATTGCGGGATATAGACAAGGGTTTAAAGATGAAAAGGGAAGAGGGAATGTTTTTTTTGATATTATTCGTATTTTAAAAGATAAAAAGCCAAAAGCCTTCTTACTTGAAAATGTAAAAAATTTAAAATCTCATGACAAAGGTAATACAATAAAAGTAATATATCAGGAATTAGAAAAATTGGGGTACAAAGTAACTGATAAAGTTTTAAATGCAATGCAATATGGGAACATTCCTCAAAATAGAGAAAGAATTTATATCGTTGGATTTCTTGAAGAAAAGTCTTTCGAGAAATTTAAATTTCCTAAAAAAATCACTTTAACAAAAACGATTAATGATTGTTTAGAGATAGTAGTAGATAAAAAATATTTTTATAATGACAAGCCATTATTTGAAAGGATAAAAAAAGATGTCACAAAAAAAGATACTATTTATCAATGGAGAAGGCAGTATGTGAGAGAAAATAAAAGTAAAGTTTGCCCAACATTAACAGCAAATATGGGGATGGGTGGTCATAATGTGCCAATTATATTTACTGATCAGGGAATAAGAAAGCTCACACCTAGAGAATGTGCAAACTTTCAGGGATTTCCAAAAAATTATAAACTTCCAAAAATTGCAGATTCAGCTCTTTATAAACAGTTTGGTAATTCTGTGGTAATACCAGTTGTTAGGAGAATTGCTAAAAATATAAAAAAAGCTTTAGAGTAA
- a CDS encoding glycine--tRNA ligase, producing MDTMDKIVSFAKRRGFVFPSSEIYGGFAAVYDFGPYGVELARNIRDAWWKAMVQTHENIVGLDSAIFMHPKVWEASGHVNGFSDPLSECKTCHTRIRVDHALEDARVFADEKMSEEEIQKLFESVKEKIVCPKCGGKDFSDAKKFNLLVQSNLGNFTGDWAKQPTYLRGETCQGIYVNFKNVLDSTRMKVPFGIAQIGKAFRNEITARQFIFRKREFEQMEMQYFVRPEEASEVYEEWREKRWQFYLDLGIQEKNLKWHEHENLVFYAKAAWDIEYNFPFGFKELEGIHNRSDYDLTQHSKFSGKDLSYRDPYTNEKYLPWIVETSVGLDRMFLAVLTDAYTEEEMEGGDVRTVLRLPKKLAPVKIAIFPLLKNKMELVDKARGVFDLLRDRWICEFDDNGNVGKRYRRQDEIGTPYCVTIDFDTLNDDTVTVRDRDSMEQKRISIESLQEFFTQNI from the coding sequence ATGGATACTATGGATAAAATTGTTTCTTTTGCTAAGCGTCGTGGTTTTGTTTTTCCTTCGAGTGAAATTTATGGAGGATTTGCTGCTGTTTATGATTTTGGTCCGTATGGTGTTGAGCTTGCACGAAATATTCGTGATGCGTGGTGGAAGGCAATGGTACAAACTCATGAAAACATTGTAGGGCTTGATAGCGCTATTTTTATGCATCCTAAAGTTTGGGAAGCCTCTGGTCATGTGAATGGTTTTAGCGATCCTTTGAGCGAATGTAAGACATGTCATACGAGAATACGTGTGGATCATGCATTGGAAGACGCAAGAGTCTTTGCTGATGAAAAAATGAGCGAAGAAGAAATACAAAAACTTTTTGAAAGTGTTAAAGAGAAAATAGTATGTCCGAAATGTGGGGGAAAGGACTTTTCTGATGCGAAAAAATTTAATCTTTTGGTCCAATCTAATCTAGGAAATTTTACCGGAGATTGGGCGAAACAGCCAACCTATCTTAGAGGAGAAACCTGCCAGGGAATCTATGTAAATTTCAAAAATGTTTTGGATAGTACGCGGATGAAAGTACCTTTTGGTATAGCACAAATAGGTAAAGCCTTTCGTAATGAAATTACGGCTCGCCAATTTATTTTTAGAAAACGTGAGTTCGAACAAATGGAGATGCAATATTTTGTACGTCCAGAGGAAGCATCGGAAGTTTATGAAGAGTGGCGAGAAAAGAGGTGGCAGTTTTATCTTGATCTTGGCATACAAGAAAAGAATCTAAAATGGCATGAACATGAAAATCTTGTATTTTACGCTAAAGCAGCGTGGGATATTGAATACAATTTTCCCTTTGGTTTTAAAGAACTTGAAGGTATTCATAATAGGAGTGACTATGATCTTACTCAACACAGTAAATTTTCTGGAAAAGATTTGAGTTATCGTGATCCGTATACGAATGAAAAATATTTACCTTGGATTGTTGAAACATCTGTGGGATTGGACCGAATGTTTTTGGCAGTTTTGACCGATGCGTATACAGAAGAAGAGATGGAAGGAGGAGATGTTCGAACAGTTCTTCGTCTTCCCAAAAAACTTGCTCCTGTAAAAATTGCTATTTTCCCTCTTTTGAAAAATAAGATGGAATTAGTGGATAAAGCTCGTGGAGTTTTCGATCTTCTTCGAGATAGGTGGATATGTGAATTTGATGATAATGGCAATGTGGGAAAACGATATCGTCGACAAGATGAAATTGGAACACCGTATTGTGTAACTATAGATTTTGACACTCTCAATGACGATACCGTTACTGTCCGTGATCGTGACAGTATGGAACAAAAACGAATTTCTATTGAAAGTTTGCAAGAATTTTTTACACAAAATATTTGA